A genomic window from Cloacibacillus evryensis DSM 19522 includes:
- a CDS encoding P-II family nitrogen regulator gives MNGVNFVIAVVQRKQSDGYIDFFHKHGAKLVFSYLCEGTAQKKALYLWGLEKKEMQIICCLCGADAANGLLAGLVSEMRIDAPNAGVALMLPVDCVAGVSNAQCLPEELLDDDFKKRVEEMQYSLIVAIAERGYVDMVMDAARDAGARGGTVIHAKGTGARFASKFFGLTIAEEKEMIYLVTSKESKDAIIEAIIDKAGPSTDARAIAFTVPVERVAGFSKL, from the coding sequence ATGAACGGCGTTAATTTTGTGATCGCGGTCGTTCAGCGGAAGCAGAGCGACGGTTATATAGATTTTTTTCATAAGCATGGGGCCAAGCTGGTATTCAGCTATCTTTGCGAGGGAACGGCGCAAAAAAAAGCGCTCTACCTGTGGGGGCTGGAGAAAAAAGAGATGCAGATCATCTGCTGCCTGTGCGGCGCAGACGCCGCCAACGGGCTTCTTGCCGGGCTGGTTTCGGAGATGCGGATCGACGCGCCGAACGCCGGCGTCGCCCTTATGCTCCCCGTGGACTGTGTCGCCGGGGTCTCGAACGCTCAATGTTTACCGGAAGAGTTGCTGGATGACGATTTTAAAAAGAGGGTGGAAGAGATGCAGTATTCGCTGATCGTAGCGATAGCCGAAAGGGGCTACGTCGACATGGTTATGGACGCGGCGAGAGATGCCGGGGCCCGCGGCGGGACGGTCATTCACGCGAAGGGTACCGGAGCCCGTTTCGCCTCCAAATTTTTCGGCCTCACCATCGCGGAGGAAAAAGAGATGATCTATCTTGTAACCAGTAAAGAGAGCAAGGACGCCATTATCGAAGCGATCATCGACAAGGCGGGGCCCTCCACCGATGCCAGAGCCATAGCCTTTACGGTCCCGGTAGAAAGGGTCGCGGGGTTCTCCAAGCTTTAG
- a CDS encoding DUF1538 domain-containing protein: MNNTILFAKMEEALKSVLPITAIVFVVCFALVPVPAGALLAFVFGSILLTVGMGLFTLGADIAMTPIGEHIGSAVTRTRSLWFILLISFLVGTFITVSEPDLQVLAGQVPNIPNAAIIGAVAVGVGVFLMLAMLRIFLGIRLRTVLLVSYVLLITLAFFIPVDYIGVAFDSGGVTTGPMTVPFIMALGVGVAASRSDSSAQNDSFGLVAIGSVGPILAVLILGILYPGGGSEYTPVTVPDIKDSQELWYLFAVEFPRFFHEIALSVLPIILFFLAFQIFKLKLYGTEIIQITVGILYTYLGLVLFLTGVNVGFLPVGNYIGQLIGGLENNWVIVPIGMVIGYFIVMAEPAVHVLNKQVVEITAGAIPKKAMSVSLSIGVSISVGLAMMRILTGLPLMWLIVPGYTIALILSFIVPPIFTAIAFDSGGVASGAMTATFLLPLAMGLCSAVGGNITQDAFGVVAMVAMTPLITIQLLGLLYMRGMSAMKKEEPEL, from the coding sequence TTGAATAACACGATTCTCTTCGCAAAGATGGAAGAGGCTTTGAAATCGGTCCTGCCGATCACGGCGATAGTGTTCGTCGTTTGTTTCGCGCTCGTTCCGGTGCCTGCGGGCGCGCTGCTTGCTTTCGTCTTTGGCTCGATCCTGCTTACCGTCGGCATGGGGCTGTTCACGCTGGGAGCCGACATCGCGATGACCCCGATCGGCGAGCACATAGGCTCGGCCGTCACACGGACCAGGAGTTTGTGGTTCATTCTCCTGATCAGCTTTCTCGTCGGAACCTTCATCACAGTCTCCGAACCAGATCTTCAGGTGTTGGCCGGACAGGTGCCCAACATCCCCAACGCGGCGATCATCGGGGCGGTGGCCGTCGGCGTGGGAGTGTTCCTGATGCTGGCGATGCTGCGTATTTTCCTGGGGATACGGCTGCGGACGGTTTTGCTTGTATCTTACGTGCTGCTCATCACGCTGGCGTTCTTTATCCCGGTGGACTATATCGGCGTCGCCTTTGACTCCGGCGGGGTCACCACCGGCCCGATGACGGTTCCATTCATAATGGCGCTCGGAGTCGGCGTCGCAGCCTCCAGAAGCGACAGCAGCGCGCAGAACGACAGCTTTGGCCTCGTGGCGATCGGCTCAGTCGGCCCGATCCTTGCCGTTTTGATCCTGGGCATCCTCTATCCCGGCGGAGGCAGCGAATATACCCCCGTGACTGTGCCTGATATCAAGGATTCTCAGGAGCTGTGGTATCTCTTCGCCGTGGAGTTTCCCCGTTTTTTCCATGAAATAGCGCTTTCCGTGCTGCCGATAATCCTCTTCTTCCTCGCCTTTCAGATCTTTAAGCTGAAGCTTTACGGGACGGAGATCATCCAAATTACGGTCGGTATCCTGTATACTTATCTTGGGTTGGTCCTCTTCCTCACCGGAGTGAATGTCGGTTTTCTGCCGGTCGGCAATTACATCGGGCAGCTTATCGGCGGGCTGGAGAACAACTGGGTGATCGTCCCGATCGGTATGGTCATCGGGTATTTTATCGTTATGGCGGAGCCCGCCGTCCACGTGCTCAACAAGCAGGTGGTCGAGATCACGGCGGGGGCCATCCCTAAAAAGGCGATGAGCGTCAGTCTGTCGATCGGCGTCTCCATCTCTGTCGGGCTGGCAATGATGCGTATTTTGACGGGGCTGCCTCTGATGTGGCTCATTGTGCCGGGGTATACGATAGCGCTGATACTGAGCTTCATCGTGCCTCCGATATTCACGGCCATCGCCTTTGACTCCGGGGGCGTCGCTTCCGGCGCTATGACGGCGACATTCCTGCTCCCGCTGGCGATGGGGCTTTGCAGCGCTGTCGGCGGCAACATCACGCAGGATGCCTTTGGCGTGGTGGCGATGGTGGCGATGACGCCGCTCATCACCATCCAGCTTCTGGGGCTGCTCTATATGCGCGGCATGTCGGCGATGAAGAAAGAGGAGCCTGAGTTGTGA
- a CDS encoding type II toxin-antitoxin system RelB/DinJ family antitoxin, with the protein MPQTTITFRTDAQTKENFDDFCSEVGMNASVAFNMFMKATLNAGELPFRVSRAKPRIDDASFFGGANLARLNHSKAQAEAGRLSEHETITADD; encoded by the coding sequence ATGCCGCAGACAACGATAACCTTCCGCACAGATGCGCAGACCAAAGAAAACTTTGACGACTTCTGCTCCGAAGTCGGCATGAATGCCTCCGTGGCCTTCAACATGTTCATGAAAGCCACGCTCAACGCCGGAGAACTGCCCTTCCGCGTCTCCCGCGCGAAACCGCGCATTGATGACGCCAGCTTCTTCGGCGGCGCAAACCTGGCTCGACTGAATCACAGCAAAGCGCAGGCCGAAGCGGGACGCCTTTCGGAACACGAAACGATAACCGCCGATGATTAA
- a CDS encoding Txe/YoeB family addiction module toxin: protein MIKAWTDDAWEDYLYWQTQDKKTLRRINLLLSDIDSNGNKGLGKPEPLKDNFSGYWSRRIDD from the coding sequence ATGATTAAAGCCTGGACCGATGACGCCTGGGAAGACTACTTATACTGGCAGACACAGGACAAAAAGACTCTGCGCCGTATCAACCTGCTGCTCTCCGACATAGACAGCAACGGCAACAAAGGCCTTGGTAAGCCGGAGCCGCTGAAAGACAACTTCAGCGGCTATTGGAGCCGCCGCATCGATGATTAA
- the tadA gene encoding tRNA adenosine(34) deaminase TadA produces the protein MNDTIYMKEAIEEARRALECGEIPVGAVVVRGEEIIGRGHNVRSRDKSPFGHAEIAAMTEAAKKINSWRFDGCSIYVTLEPCVMCSGALVQCRMGRIVFGARDPKAGGCRSLYEIPRDPRMYHRCGLTGGVLSEECAEMLRIFFRERRKAGIIKKTAPL, from the coding sequence ATGAACGATACTATTTATATGAAAGAGGCAATAGAGGAGGCGCGGCGCGCGCTTGAATGCGGAGAGATCCCCGTGGGCGCGGTAGTCGTCCGCGGCGAGGAGATAATCGGCCGCGGGCATAATGTCCGCAGCCGCGACAAGTCGCCGTTCGGACACGCGGAGATCGCCGCGATGACGGAGGCGGCGAAAAAGATAAATTCGTGGCGTTTCGACGGCTGTTCCATTTATGTGACGCTTGAGCCCTGCGTCATGTGCTCGGGCGCGCTGGTACAGTGCCGTATGGGAAGGATAGTCTTCGGCGCGAGAGACCCAAAGGCCGGAGGCTGCCGCTCCCTTTATGAGATCCCCCGCGACCCGCGAATGTATCACAGATGCGGGCTCACAGGAGGCGTGTTGAGCGAAGAGTGCGCGGAGATGCTGCGGATATTTTTCAGAGAAAGAAGAAAGGCCGGTATAATAAAAAAGACCGCGCCGTTATAG
- a CDS encoding EAL domain-containing protein, protein MRVTVRKPDVPGGAEQRELCETISALLDLTSSALYLADLRGETISSWNAEEHGRGERFSRTDAAGLFRRCGFASRERDETLEQFIDGIFSGREGGRMIRTFSPLLEGEPRLTEISYKTLRGSGGEPERAMCLIRRLRIADESEPFCAEYRARLEDWLRRGIENGRVKLYLQPKVNLINGMITGAEVLTRYDDPREGLVMPDDFIPKLEEAGLIRKLDLYVLDRSYALLRKLTALGKKPLPLSVNFSKKTLLSPDITGEVCKIDRGFEELRRYMEIELTENVGNVSRDDFTAACKALRGAGYKLTLDDFGSKYSNLYMLSAFRFDVVKIDKSIVAEVAENEISRLIVESTVGICDRLGIGCIAEGVEREEQASVLKGLGCAEIQGYLIDRPLPCEEFIDKYFRGL, encoded by the coding sequence ATGAGAGTAACGGTAAGAAAACCGGATGTTCCTGGCGGCGCAGAACAGAGAGAATTATGCGAAACGATATCGGCTCTTCTTGACCTGACCTCTTCGGCCCTTTACTTGGCCGACCTGCGCGGGGAGACCATCTCTTCGTGGAACGCCGAAGAACACGGCCGCGGCGAAAGATTCTCCCGCACTGACGCGGCGGGACTGTTTCGCAGATGTGGTTTTGCCAGCCGGGAACGTGACGAAACGCTTGAACAGTTCATCGACGGCATCTTCAGTGGGAGAGAGGGCGGCCGCATGATCCGCACTTTTTCGCCCCTCCTGGAGGGCGAGCCCCGTCTGACGGAGATATCGTATAAGACGCTTCGCGGGAGCGGCGGCGAGCCTGAAAGGGCGATGTGCCTTATCCGCAGACTTCGGATAGCTGATGAGAGCGAGCCTTTCTGCGCCGAGTACCGCGCCCGCCTTGAAGACTGGCTCAGGCGCGGCATTGAAAACGGGCGCGTAAAATTATACCTGCAGCCGAAGGTGAATTTAATTAACGGCATGATCACCGGAGCCGAGGTGCTTACGCGCTATGACGATCCGCGGGAGGGGCTTGTCATGCCGGACGACTTCATTCCCAAACTGGAAGAGGCCGGCCTGATAAGGAAACTTGACCTTTACGTCCTCGATCGGAGCTACGCGCTGCTGCGTAAATTAACAGCGCTGGGTAAAAAGCCGCTGCCCCTTTCTGTCAATTTTTCAAAAAAGACGCTGCTCTCCCCCGATATCACCGGCGAGGTGTGTAAAATAGACAGAGGATTTGAGGAGCTGCGAAGGTATATGGAGATCGAGCTCACCGAGAATGTCGGCAATGTCTCCCGCGACGATTTTACCGCGGCCTGCAAGGCGCTGCGCGGTGCGGGATACAAGCTGACGCTGGACGATTTTGGCAGCAAGTATTCAAATCTATACATGTTGTCGGCATTCCGTTTCGATGTTGTTAAGATAGACAAATCCATTGTCGCCGAGGTCGCTGAAAATGAGATCAGCCGGCTGATCGTGGAAAGTACGGTGGGGATATGCGACAGGCTCGGTATCGGCTGTATCGCGGAGGGCGTCGAAAGAGAAGAGCAGGCGTCTGTTTTGAAGGGCCTGGGATGCGCCGAGATACAGGGATACCTGATAGACAGGCCGCTGCCCTGTGAAGAATTCATCGATAAATATTTTCGCGGCCTATAA
- a CDS encoding helix-turn-helix domain-containing protein, whose translation MKELDNEFIRKRITELRIKKGVSEYKMSLDLGHSRSYMQSIVSGRSLPSMAEFLYICKYLGVTPSDFFDEEIDNPALIKKALEGISRLSERDLSLLLSLIERLCTK comes from the coding sequence GTGAAAGAATTGGACAACGAATTTATCAGAAAACGAATCACCGAGCTAAGGATAAAGAAGGGCGTCTCGGAATATAAGATGAGCCTTGATCTGGGACACAGCAGAAGCTACATGCAAAGCATCGTAAGCGGACGCAGCTTGCCCTCCATGGCGGAGTTCCTGTATATCTGCAAATATCTTGGAGTCACCCCAAGCGATTTTTTTGACGAAGAGATAGACAACCCGGCTCTGATCAAAAAAGCGCTGGAGGGGATTTCGAGGCTTTCTGAAAGAGACCTGTCGCTTTTACTCTCTCTTATAGAAAGACTTTGCACAAAGTAA